The following proteins are encoded in a genomic region of Streptomyces collinus Tu 365:
- a CDS encoding MFS transporter — translation MTPMLEAADVSRRTSRRPATPPTWLVVALACAGQFLVVLDVSVVNVALPSMRSDLGLSGPGLQWVVNAYAIAFAGFMLLGGRAGDLYGRKRMFLVGLGLFTLASLGGGLAGDGWQLLLARAVQGLGAAVLAPSTLTLLTAAVPEGAARARAIATWTAVGAGGGAAGGLVGGVLVDVLSWRWVLLINVPVGAVVLAGSALWLAESRAGDRRRLDLPGALLVTAGLAILAYGIVQTEARGWTAAATLLPLAAGLALIGCFLLVEARTAAPLMPLGLLRLRSVASANAAMFVSGSAMFCMWYFMTLYAQNVLGYSPLEAGLALVPSSLSVVVGSKVAPRLMRSAGARTVAALGTLVAAAGFAWQSTMTAHGAYVTGIMIPGMLMMLGAGLAGTPLAALATSGAAPGEAGLVSGLINTSRTMGGSLGLAVMSTVAAAGTGSGHGPGALTDGYALAFRTSAALLLGGALLMLVWLPRRTPARSAGRGNGPGGPWTPPDV, via the coding sequence ATGACACCCATGCTCGAAGCCGCCGATGTCTCCCGCCGCACCTCCCGCCGCCCGGCGACGCCCCCGACCTGGCTGGTGGTGGCGCTGGCCTGCGCCGGGCAGTTCCTGGTCGTGCTCGACGTGTCCGTGGTCAACGTCGCCCTGCCGTCGATGCGGAGCGACCTCGGACTGAGCGGTCCCGGCCTGCAGTGGGTGGTGAACGCCTACGCCATCGCCTTCGCCGGCTTCATGCTGCTCGGCGGCCGGGCCGGCGACCTCTACGGCCGCAAGCGGATGTTCCTCGTCGGGCTCGGCCTGTTCACCCTCGCCTCGCTGGGCGGCGGACTCGCCGGGGACGGCTGGCAGCTGCTGCTCGCGCGGGCCGTGCAGGGGCTGGGCGCGGCCGTGCTCGCCCCCTCGACGCTGACCCTGCTGACGGCCGCCGTCCCCGAAGGAGCCGCCCGGGCCCGCGCGATAGCGACCTGGACCGCGGTCGGCGCGGGCGGCGGGGCGGCGGGCGGGCTCGTCGGCGGGGTGCTGGTGGACGTGCTCTCCTGGCGGTGGGTGCTGCTGATCAACGTGCCGGTGGGCGCCGTGGTGCTGGCCGGCTCCGCGCTGTGGCTGGCCGAGAGCCGCGCCGGGGACCGGCGGCGCCTCGACCTGCCGGGCGCCCTGCTGGTGACGGCGGGACTCGCGATCCTCGCCTACGGCATCGTGCAGACCGAGGCGCGGGGCTGGACGGCCGCGGCCACGCTGCTGCCGCTGGCCGCCGGACTGGCCCTCATCGGCTGCTTCCTGCTGGTCGAGGCCCGCACCGCGGCGCCGCTGATGCCGCTCGGACTGCTCAGGCTGCGCTCGGTGGCCTCGGCGAACGCGGCCATGTTCGTCTCCGGCTCCGCCATGTTCTGCATGTGGTACTTCATGACGCTGTACGCCCAGAACGTGCTCGGCTACTCGCCGCTGGAGGCCGGTCTCGCCCTGGTGCCCAGCTCGCTGTCGGTGGTCGTCGGCTCCAAGGTGGCCCCCCGCCTGATGCGCTCGGCCGGGGCCCGCACGGTGGCGGCCCTGGGGACCCTGGTCGCCGCGGCGGGCTTCGCCTGGCAGTCGACGATGACCGCGCACGGGGCGTACGTCACCGGGATCATGATCCCCGGCATGCTGATGATGCTGGGCGCGGGCCTGGCCGGGACCCCGCTGGCCGCGCTGGCCACGTCGGGCGCGGCCCCGGGCGAGGCCGGACTGGTGTCGGGGCTGATCAACACCTCCCGCACCATGGGCGGTTCGCTGGGCCTCGCCGTCATGTCGACCGTCGCGGCGGCCGGCACCGGCAGCGGACACGGGCCCGGTGCCCTGACCGACGGCTACGCGCTCGCCTTCCGCACCAGCGCGGCCCTGCTGCTGGGCGGGGCGCTGCTGATGCTGGTGTGGCTGCCGCGCAGGACTCCGGCGCGTTCAGCGGGACGAGGCAACGGTCCGGGCGGTCCGTGGACTCCTCCTGATGTCTAG
- a CDS encoding thiolase C-terminal domain-containing protein codes for MKAYVAGVGMTRFEKPGTREWQYWDMVREAGGAALADAGISYNEVEQVPVGYCFQPSTAGQRAAYELGLTGVPVYNVNNNCATGATALMLARQLVEGGGCDCVLALGFEKMRKGALGAGADGGDLAASPVARHYGIMAARHGFAATPPTAQIFGGAAREHMERHGTTEAQLAAVAAKNHRHSVHNPYAQFRDAHDVDAVLAAPTVHRPLTRLQCSPTSDGAAAAVVVSERFAERRGLGGLTEIVAQAMVTDTAESFASGSCIDVVGQPMSREAARQAYERAGLGIDDVDVVELHDCFSVNELLTYEALGMCPAGESGALVESGATTYGGRWVVNPSGGLISKGHPLGATGLAQAAELVWQLRGEAGERQVPGARVGLAHNIGLGGAAVVTLLRAA; via the coding sequence ATGAAGGCCTATGTCGCCGGGGTCGGGATGACCCGCTTCGAAAAGCCCGGGACCAGGGAATGGCAGTACTGGGACATGGTGCGGGAGGCGGGCGGGGCCGCGCTCGCCGACGCCGGGATCTCCTACAACGAAGTGGAACAGGTTCCCGTCGGCTACTGCTTCCAGCCCTCGACCGCCGGCCAGCGCGCCGCCTACGAACTCGGCCTGACCGGCGTTCCGGTCTACAACGTCAACAACAACTGCGCGACCGGCGCCACCGCGCTCATGCTGGCCCGCCAGCTCGTCGAGGGCGGCGGCTGCGACTGCGTCCTGGCGCTGGGCTTCGAGAAGATGCGCAAGGGCGCGCTCGGCGCGGGCGCCGACGGAGGGGACCTCGCCGCCTCACCGGTGGCCCGCCACTACGGGATCATGGCCGCCCGGCACGGCTTCGCGGCCACCCCGCCGACCGCCCAGATCTTCGGCGGCGCGGCCCGCGAGCACATGGAGCGCCACGGCACCACCGAGGCGCAGCTCGCCGCGGTCGCCGCCAAGAACCACCGCCACTCCGTGCACAACCCCTACGCCCAGTTCCGGGACGCCCACGACGTCGACGCGGTCCTCGCCGCGCCCACCGTGCACCGGCCGCTGACCAGGCTCCAGTGCTCACCGACCTCGGACGGCGCCGCGGCGGCCGTGGTGGTCTCGGAGCGGTTCGCCGAGCGGCGGGGCCTGGGCGGCCTGACCGAGATCGTCGCGCAGGCCATGGTCACGGACACCGCCGAGTCCTTCGCGTCCGGATCCTGCATCGACGTCGTCGGGCAACCGATGTCCCGCGAGGCGGCCCGGCAGGCGTACGAGCGGGCCGGGCTCGGCATCGACGACGTGGACGTCGTGGAGCTGCACGACTGCTTCTCCGTCAACGAACTGCTCACCTACGAGGCGCTCGGCATGTGCCCGGCCGGCGAGTCCGGGGCGCTGGTGGAGTCCGGGGCGACCACGTACGGGGGCCGCTGGGTGGTGAACCCGTCGGGCGGGCTGATCTCCAAGGGTCATCCGCTGGGCGCCACCGGCCTCGCCCAGGCCGCCGAACTGGTCTGGCAGCTGCGCGGCGAGGCGGGGGAGCGGCAGGTGCCCGGCGCCCGGGTGGGGCTCGCGCACAACATCGGGCTGGGCGGGGCGGCGGTCGTCACCCTGCTGCGGGCGGCGTAG
- a CDS encoding MFS transporter: MTHTTTDQPDRRAGGAVVPVLAFAGIVVAVMQTLLVPVIKDLPQLLDTAPSNATWVLTSTLLSGAVATPIMGRLGDLYGKRRLLVLSLAVMVVGALVSALTSDLLTMIAGRTLQGFAMGAIPLGIGLMRDMLPRERLGSAMALMSSSIGVGGGLALPAAALVAEHSDWHALFYGAAGLGVVAIALTYLVVPESPMRARGTFDLPGALGLSAGLVLLLLPITKGSDWGWSSGTTLGLFAASVAVFLLWGAYELRVKAPLVDLRTTARPAVLFTNLASIMVGVSFYVVSLVLPQLLQLPEATGYGLGRSMVVAGLCVAPLGLTMMFTAPVYARLSARYGPKVTLIIGLLVIGLGYGGGLGLMDAAWQTIVTSVVLGAGIGLAYSSLPALIIGAVPASETGAANGLNTLMRSIGTSVSSAVIGMVLANTAHHTGAVAVPTMHGFRVSFLIATAAVAVGLLFALLLPRTPRPAAHTQLRASSEEDAALERAEQALRGFRGRVLDAGGSPVARAKVTLIDRRGRQAGATLSGADGGYVLTVPAGGAYVLAAKAAGHGPLASAASHHGEERAVELDLSLPGETVTA, translated from the coding sequence ATGACGCACACGACGACCGACCAGCCCGACCGGAGGGCCGGCGGAGCCGTGGTCCCGGTGCTCGCCTTCGCGGGCATCGTGGTCGCGGTGATGCAGACCCTGCTCGTGCCGGTCATCAAGGACCTGCCGCAGCTCCTGGACACCGCGCCCAGCAACGCCACCTGGGTCCTCACCTCGACCCTGCTGTCGGGCGCCGTCGCCACCCCCATCATGGGCCGCCTCGGCGACCTCTACGGGAAGCGGCGGCTGCTGGTCCTGAGCCTCGCCGTGATGGTGGTCGGCGCCCTGGTCAGCGCCCTCACCAGCGACCTCCTCACGATGATCGCGGGCCGCACCCTGCAGGGCTTCGCGATGGGCGCCATCCCGCTGGGCATCGGCCTGATGCGCGACATGCTGCCGCGCGAGCGGCTCGGCTCCGCCATGGCCCTGATGAGCTCCTCGATCGGCGTCGGCGGCGGCCTCGCGCTGCCCGCCGCGGCCCTCGTCGCCGAGCACAGCGACTGGCACGCGCTCTTCTACGGCGCCGCCGGTCTCGGCGTCGTCGCCATCGCCCTGACCTACCTGGTGGTGCCCGAGTCGCCGATGCGCGCCCGCGGCACCTTCGACCTGCCCGGCGCGCTCGGCCTGTCCGCCGGACTGGTCCTGCTCCTGCTGCCGATCACCAAGGGCAGCGACTGGGGCTGGTCCTCCGGCACCACGCTCGGCCTGTTCGCCGCCTCCGTCGCCGTGTTCCTCCTGTGGGGCGCCTACGAACTGCGCGTCAAGGCCCCGCTGGTCGACCTGCGCACCACCGCCCGCCCGGCCGTGCTGTTCACCAACCTCGCCTCGATCATGGTCGGCGTCAGCTTCTACGTCGTCTCGCTGGTCCTCCCCCAGCTCCTCCAGCTCCCGGAGGCCACCGGCTACGGCCTCGGCCGGTCCATGGTCGTCGCCGGCCTGTGCGTCGCGCCGCTGGGCCTGACCATGATGTTCACGGCACCGGTCTACGCCCGCCTGTCGGCCCGCTACGGCCCCAAGGTCACCCTGATCATCGGCCTGCTGGTCATCGGCCTCGGCTACGGGGGCGGCCTCGGCCTGATGGACGCGGCCTGGCAGACCATCGTCACCTCCGTCGTGCTCGGCGCCGGCATCGGCCTCGCCTACTCCTCGCTGCCCGCCCTGATCATCGGCGCCGTCCCGGCCTCCGAGACCGGCGCGGCCAACGGCCTCAACACCCTGATGCGGTCGATCGGCACCTCGGTCTCCAGCGCCGTCATCGGCATGGTGCTGGCCAACACCGCGCACCACACCGGCGCGGTCGCCGTGCCGACCATGCACGGGTTCCGCGTCTCCTTCCTGATCGCCACCGCGGCCGTCGCGGTCGGCCTGCTGTTCGCCCTCCTGCTGCCCAGGACGCCCCGCCCCGCCGCGCACACCCAGCTGCGCGCCAGCAGCGAGGAGGACGCGGCGCTGGAGCGCGCCGAGCAGGCGCTGCGCGGCTTCAGGGGCCGGGTGCTGGACGCCGGCGGCAGCCCGGTCGCCCGCGCCAAGGTCACCCTGATCGACCGCCGGGGACGGCAGGCGGGGGCGACGCTCTCCGGCGCGGACGGCGGCTACGTCCTCACCGTGCCGGCCGGCGGCGCGTACGTGCTCGCCGCGAAGGCCGCCGGGCACGGGCCGCTCGCCTCCGCCGCCAGCCACCACGGCGAGGAGCGGGCCGTCGAGCTCGACCTCTCCCTGCCGGGCGAGACGGTGACCGCGTAA
- a CDS encoding class I SAM-dependent methyltransferase → MPAAPKPEILAAFEAAKGFMPVDEGLALYAAAVEAGRLGLPLLEVGTYCGRSTVLLADAARGAGVTALTVDHHRGSEEQQPGWDYHDPGTVDPELGLMDTLPTFRRTLHRAGLEDHVVALVGRSPQIAALWNAPLGLVFVDGGHTDEHANADYEGWAPHVAEGGLLVIHDVFPHPEDEFTGQAPYRVYLRALESGAFTETSVTGSLRVLRRTGTGF, encoded by the coding sequence ATGCCCGCCGCACCCAAGCCCGAGATCCTGGCCGCGTTCGAGGCGGCGAAGGGCTTCATGCCCGTGGACGAGGGCCTGGCGCTGTACGCGGCCGCCGTCGAGGCCGGCCGGCTCGGCCTCCCCCTCCTGGAGGTCGGCACCTACTGCGGACGCTCCACGGTCCTGCTCGCCGACGCGGCCCGCGGCGCCGGGGTCACCGCGCTCACCGTCGACCACCACCGGGGCAGCGAGGAGCAGCAGCCGGGCTGGGACTACCACGACCCCGGCACGGTCGACCCGGAGCTCGGCCTGATGGACACGCTGCCCACCTTCCGCCGGACCCTGCACCGGGCGGGCCTGGAGGACCACGTGGTGGCCCTCGTCGGCCGCTCCCCGCAGATCGCCGCCCTCTGGAACGCGCCGCTCGGCCTCGTCTTCGTCGACGGCGGCCACACCGACGAGCACGCGAACGCCGACTACGAGGGCTGGGCCCCGCACGTCGCCGAGGGCGGACTGCTCGTCATCCACGACGTGTTCCCGCACCCCGAGGACGAGTTCACCGGCCAGGCGCCGTACCGGGTCTACCTCCGCGCCCTGGAGTCGGGCGCGTTCACGGAGACCTCGGTGACCGGATCGTTGCGGGTGCTGCGGCGGACCGGGACCGGCTTCTGA
- a CDS encoding N-acetylmuramoyl-L-alanine amidase, whose product MSYVGPDFDPPQPRRPRRGPLTVALAALVPGALLGWLVYEAVGGSGGSSGAVSTASASTSAGSPAGSSAPPATASGRGTPTADAKRPAPGRSTTAPAASGALRGKVVVIDPGHNPGNVRHTAEINRQVDIGTNKKECDTTGTSTNAGYSEARFTLDVAHRLRAILERQGATVKLTHDGDSPPWGPCVDERARIGNTAHADAAISIHADGSAAGNRGFHVILPAAVHAGAADTRPITAASRDLGERVAGNFVRVTGEPPSNYVGDGTGLVTRQDLGGLNLSTVPKVFIECGNMRDSKDAALLTSGTWRQKAAQGISEGIVSFLRES is encoded by the coding sequence GTGTCGTACGTAGGCCCGGACTTCGATCCCCCGCAGCCGCGCCGGCCCAGGCGCGGACCACTGACCGTCGCGCTCGCCGCGCTGGTGCCCGGCGCGCTGCTCGGCTGGCTGGTGTACGAGGCGGTGGGCGGCTCGGGCGGCTCCTCGGGCGCCGTGAGCACCGCCTCGGCGTCCACCTCCGCCGGCTCCCCCGCCGGCTCGTCGGCACCGCCGGCCACGGCGTCCGGCCGGGGTACGCCCACCGCCGACGCCAAGCGGCCGGCCCCCGGGCGCAGCACCACCGCACCGGCCGCGTCCGGCGCCCTGCGCGGCAAGGTGGTCGTCATCGACCCCGGCCACAACCCCGGAAACGTCCGGCACACGGCCGAGATCAACCGCCAGGTGGACATCGGCACCAACAAGAAGGAGTGCGACACCACCGGCACGTCCACCAACGCGGGCTACTCCGAGGCCCGGTTCACCCTGGACGTCGCCCACCGCCTGCGCGCGATCCTGGAACGGCAGGGCGCCACCGTGAAGTTGACGCACGACGGCGACTCGCCGCCCTGGGGCCCCTGCGTCGACGAGCGCGCCCGGATCGGCAACACGGCGCACGCGGACGCCGCCATCTCCATCCACGCCGACGGCTCGGCCGCGGGCAACCGCGGTTTCCACGTCATCCTCCCGGCGGCCGTGCACGCGGGCGCCGCCGACACCCGGCCCATCACCGCCGCCTCGCGCGACCTGGGCGAGCGGGTGGCGGGAAACTTCGTCCGCGTCACGGGCGAACCCCCCTCCAACTACGTGGGCGACGGTACCGGTCTCGTCACACGACAGGACCTGGGCGGTCTCAATCTGTCAACAGTTCCCAAGGTGTTCATCGAGTGCGGCAACATGCGCGATAGCAAGGACGCGGCACTCCTCACCAGTGGCACCTGGCGGCAGAAGGCGGCGCAGGGGATCTCCGAGGGAATCGTGAGCTTCCTGCGCGAGTCGTGA
- a CDS encoding DUF5336 domain-containing protein — MNIRSLTRGDGVVIGAAVLLFIASFLDNYSYDGAPDGLDLPNLWASGPVLLSVVLAGIIGAALIVVARALPEPRKVAGLDLGQFGVAFAVFAAWSALGNIIDPAGGANNFSGATSNGPSAGTGLIIALIATLVMAGAAIATPLVPALQAGLVPAPKPAAPQPYGAQPPGGYGYPGAQPQPGQPYGAQPQPGQPFGQQPAPQQAAAPAPQQGGGDFSPFWFAVPVARPLFAEDGAPNPIAELAPGTWYLAVEQRGGALVAQTQDGRRGVLQDTSGIQRG, encoded by the coding sequence GTGAATATCCGCTCCCTCACTAGAGGCGACGGCGTGGTGATCGGAGCAGCGGTGTTGCTGTTCATCGCGTCGTTCCTCGACAACTACTCGTACGACGGGGCGCCGGACGGCCTCGACCTGCCGAACCTGTGGGCGAGCGGACCCGTCCTGCTCAGCGTCGTCCTGGCGGGGATCATCGGCGCGGCGCTGATCGTCGTCGCCCGTGCCCTGCCGGAGCCGCGCAAGGTCGCGGGTCTCGACCTCGGGCAGTTCGGTGTCGCCTTCGCGGTGTTCGCCGCGTGGAGCGCGCTGGGCAACATCATCGACCCGGCGGGTGGCGCGAACAACTTCTCCGGCGCCACCAGCAACGGCCCGAGCGCGGGCACGGGCCTGATCATCGCCCTCATCGCCACCCTCGTCATGGCCGGTGCCGCCATCGCGACGCCCCTCGTGCCGGCCCTGCAGGCCGGTCTGGTCCCGGCTCCCAAGCCGGCCGCCCCGCAGCCCTACGGCGCCCAGCCGCCCGGTGGTTACGGTTACCCGGGCGCGCAGCCGCAGCCGGGTCAGCCGTACGGCGCGCAGCCGCAGCCGGGCCAGCCGTTCGGGCAGCAGCCGGCGCCCCAGCAGGCCGCCGCCCCGGCGCCGCAGCAGGGCGGCGGGGACTTCTCGCCGTTCTGGTTCGCCGTGCCGGTCGCCCGGCCGCTGTTCGCCGAGGACGGCGCGCCGAACCCGATCGCCGAACTGGCGCCGGGCACCTGGTACCTGGCGGTCGAGCAGCGGGGCGGTGCGCTGGTGGCGCAGACGCAGGACGGCCGCCGCGGTGTGCTCCAGGACACCTCCGGGATCCAGCGCGGCTGA
- a CDS encoding LLM class F420-dependent oxidoreductase, which translates to MRLGLALGYWGRGPDAGHVPLAREAERLGYHSVWTAESWGSDCFTALTWIAARTSTIRLGTAVAQMAARSPTATAMHALTLDHLSGGRVLLGLGLSGPQVVEGWYGRPFPKSPLTATREYVDVVRQVLRREAPVVSDGRFHPLPYRGPDGTGLGRPLKPITHPLRGDLPVLLGAEGPKNVAQTVRIADGWLPLYWSPSRPEVYGEAVRELPEGFTVAPMARVKVCDDVAEGLLPVKAMLGFYVGGMGHAARNFHADLMARMGYEEQARRIQELFLAGRREEAVLAVPDAFADEISLVGPRQRIAERLELWRKGPVTDLLALSPDPHTLRVLAELNS; encoded by the coding sequence ATGCGGCTCGGTCTCGCTCTCGGCTACTGGGGCCGCGGCCCGGACGCCGGTCATGTGCCGCTCGCCCGCGAGGCGGAGCGGCTCGGCTACCACTCGGTGTGGACGGCCGAGTCCTGGGGTTCGGACTGCTTCACCGCCCTGACCTGGATCGCCGCGCGGACCTCGACGATCCGGCTGGGCACGGCGGTCGCCCAGATGGCGGCCCGTTCGCCGACCGCGACCGCCATGCACGCGCTCACCCTGGACCACCTCTCCGGCGGGCGGGTGCTGCTGGGGCTCGGCCTGTCCGGACCGCAGGTGGTGGAGGGCTGGTACGGCCGCCCGTTCCCGAAGTCGCCGCTGACCGCGACCCGGGAGTACGTGGACGTGGTGCGCCAGGTGCTGCGGCGCGAGGCGCCGGTGGTGTCCGACGGGCGGTTCCATCCGCTGCCGTACCGGGGCCCGGACGGCACCGGTCTGGGCAGGCCGCTCAAGCCGATCACCCACCCGCTCCGCGGCGACCTGCCCGTGCTGCTCGGCGCGGAGGGCCCGAAGAACGTCGCGCAGACGGTCCGGATCGCCGACGGCTGGCTGCCGTTGTACTGGTCGCCGAGCCGGCCCGAGGTGTACGGGGAGGCGGTGCGCGAGCTGCCCGAGGGTTTCACGGTGGCGCCGATGGCCCGGGTGAAGGTGTGCGACGACGTGGCCGAGGGCCTGCTCCCGGTGAAGGCCATGCTCGGCTTCTACGTCGGCGGGATGGGGCACGCGGCCCGCAACTTCCACGCCGACCTCATGGCCCGCATGGGGTACGAGGAGCAGGCCCGGCGGATCCAGGAGCTGTTCCTCGCCGGGCGCCGGGAGGAGGCCGTGCTGGCCGTGCCGGACGCGTTCGCCGACGAGATCTCACTGGTCGGCCCACGGCAACGCATCGCCGAGCGGCTGGAGTTGTGGCGCAAGGGCCCGGTGACGGACCTGCTGGCCCTGTCACCGGACCCGCACACCCTGAGGGTGCTGGCGGAGCTGAACTCCTAG
- a CDS encoding prenyltransferase/squalene oxidase repeat-containing protein: protein MTTPRTEHLVLPGVLTAEQAAATVHGILAVQREDGAIPWFRGHHLDPWDHTEAAMALDAAGEHEAAERAYTWLATHQNPDGSWYAAYADGAHDDVTDRARESNFVAYIAVGVWHHYLSTGDDTFLDRMWPTVQAAMEWVLRLQQPGGQIGWRRDDDGTPADDALLTGSSSVHHALRCALAIAEEREEPQPDWELAVGALRHAIRRHPERFLDKDRYSMDWYYPVLGGALTGAEAKSRIEADWDRFVVPGLGVRCVVPNPWVTGGESSELALALWAMGESDRSLEILQSIQHLRDPATGLYWTGYVFDDGAVWPQELTTWTAGSLLLAVAALGGHDATCAVFGGEHLPSGLDPDCCD, encoded by the coding sequence GTGACGACACCCCGGACGGAACACCTGGTCCTGCCCGGGGTCCTCACCGCCGAGCAGGCCGCCGCGACCGTCCACGGCATCCTCGCCGTGCAGCGGGAGGACGGCGCCATCCCCTGGTTCCGCGGCCACCACCTCGACCCGTGGGACCACACCGAGGCGGCCATGGCCCTGGACGCGGCCGGCGAGCACGAGGCGGCCGAACGGGCCTACACCTGGCTCGCCACCCACCAGAACCCCGACGGCTCCTGGTACGCCGCCTACGCCGACGGCGCCCACGACGACGTCACCGACCGCGCCCGCGAGTCCAACTTCGTCGCCTACATAGCGGTGGGCGTCTGGCACCACTACCTGTCCACCGGCGACGACACGTTCCTGGACCGCATGTGGCCCACCGTCCAGGCGGCCATGGAGTGGGTGCTGCGGCTGCAGCAGCCCGGCGGCCAGATCGGCTGGCGCCGCGACGACGACGGCACACCCGCCGACGACGCGCTGCTCACCGGCAGCTCCTCCGTCCACCACGCGCTGCGCTGCGCCCTCGCCATCGCCGAGGAGCGCGAAGAACCGCAGCCGGACTGGGAGTTGGCGGTCGGCGCGCTGCGCCACGCGATCCGCCGCCACCCCGAGCGTTTCCTGGACAAGGACCGCTACTCGATGGACTGGTACTACCCGGTCCTCGGCGGCGCGCTGACCGGAGCGGAGGCCAAGTCCCGCATCGAGGCGGACTGGGACCGCTTCGTCGTCCCCGGGCTCGGCGTGCGCTGCGTCGTCCCCAACCCGTGGGTGACCGGCGGCGAGTCCAGCGAACTCGCCCTGGCCCTGTGGGCCATGGGCGAGTCCGACCGCTCCCTGGAGATCCTCCAGTCCATCCAGCACCTGCGCGACCCGGCGACGGGCCTGTACTGGACGGGCTACGTCTTCGACGACGGTGCCGTCTGGCCGCAGGAACTCACGACGTGGACGGCGGGCTCCCTGCTGCTCGCCGTCGCCGCCCTCGGCGGCCACGACGCGACCTGCGCGGTCTTCGGCGGGGAGCACCTGCCGTCCGGCCTGGACCCCGACTGCTGCGACTAG
- a CDS encoding class I SAM-dependent methyltransferase — protein MLTVDFSRFPLAPGDRVLDLGCGAGRHAFECYRRGAQVVALDQNAEEIREVAKWFAAMAEAGEAPAGATATAMEGDALALPFPDESFDVVIISEVMEHIPDDKGVLAEMVRVLKPGGRIAVTVPRYGPEKVCWALSDAYHEVEGGHIRIYKADELVGKIREAGLKPYGSHHAHALHAPYWWLKCAFGVDNDKALPVRAYHKLLVWDIMKKPLATRVAEQALNPLIGKSFVVYATKPHLPRLADTDGAAAK, from the coding sequence GTGCTGACCGTCGACTTCTCCCGGTTCCCGCTCGCCCCGGGCGACCGCGTCCTGGACCTCGGCTGCGGCGCCGGACGGCACGCCTTCGAGTGCTACCGGCGCGGCGCGCAGGTCGTGGCGCTCGACCAGAACGCCGAGGAGATCCGCGAGGTCGCCAAGTGGTTCGCGGCCATGGCGGAGGCGGGCGAGGCCCCGGCCGGAGCGACCGCGACCGCGATGGAGGGCGACGCCCTCGCCCTGCCCTTCCCCGACGAGTCCTTCGACGTCGTCATCATCTCCGAGGTCATGGAGCACATCCCCGACGACAAGGGCGTCCTCGCCGAGATGGTGCGCGTCCTCAAGCCGGGCGGCCGCATCGCCGTCACCGTGCCCCGCTACGGCCCCGAGAAGGTCTGCTGGGCGCTGTCCGACGCCTACCACGAGGTCGAGGGCGGCCACATCCGCATCTACAAGGCGGACGAGCTCGTCGGCAAGATCCGCGAGGCCGGCCTCAAGCCGTACGGCAGCCACCACGCGCACGCCCTGCACGCGCCGTACTGGTGGCTCAAGTGCGCGTTCGGCGTCGACAACGACAAGGCGCTGCCCGTCCGCGCGTACCACAAGCTGCTGGTCTGGGACATCATGAAGAAGCCGCTGGCCACCCGGGTCGCCGAACAGGCGCTCAACCCGCTCATCGGCAAGAGCTTCGTGGTCTACGCGACCAAGCCCCACCTGCCCCGCCTCGCCGACACCGACGGGGCGGCCGCCAAGTGA